In one Pseudomonas sp. 31-12 genomic region, the following are encoded:
- a CDS encoding ABC transporter permease — MEFLNAFSHLDWPLVLHLTWQHITLVGIAVTLAILVGVPLGVLMTRFPTLAGPLQASATVLLTVPSIALFGLLLPFYSKFGQGLGPMPAITAVFLYSLLPIMRNTYLALTGVEPGIREAARGIGMTFGQRLRMVELPIAVPVILAGVRTAVVMNIGVMTIAATIGAGGLGVLILASISRSDMSMLIVGAVLVSLLAIFADLLLQWLQRTLTPKGLLK, encoded by the coding sequence ATGGAATTTCTGAACGCCTTTTCCCATCTCGACTGGCCGCTGGTGCTGCACCTGACCTGGCAGCACATCACTCTGGTCGGCATCGCCGTGACATTGGCGATCCTCGTTGGCGTGCCGTTGGGCGTGCTGATGACGCGCTTCCCGACCCTCGCCGGCCCGTTGCAAGCCAGCGCCACGGTGCTGCTGACGGTTCCGTCGATTGCCCTGTTCGGCCTGCTGCTGCCGTTCTACTCCAAGTTCGGCCAGGGCCTCGGTCCGATGCCGGCGATTACCGCGGTGTTTCTGTACTCGCTGCTGCCGATCATGCGTAACACCTACCTGGCGTTGACCGGCGTCGAACCGGGTATTCGCGAAGCCGCCCGCGGCATCGGCATGACCTTCGGCCAGCGCCTGCGCATGGTCGAACTGCCAATCGCCGTGCCAGTGATCCTCGCCGGTGTGCGCACCGCCGTGGTCATGAACATCGGCGTCATGACCATCGCCGCGACCATCGGTGCCGGTGGCCTCGGTGTACTTATTCTCGCTTCAATCAGCCGCAGCGATATGTCGATGCTGATCGTCGGCGCCGTGCTGGTCAGTCTCCTGGCCATCTTCGCCGACCTGCTTCTGCAATGGCTGCAACGCACGCTGACTCCAAAAGGACTGCTCAAATGA
- a CDS encoding tetratricopeptide repeat protein: MSYQLRREEILDGDALKAMLDESPARAAQAILIAAGENILDAQALLGQILLDGQGIGQDQPLAVRWFEIAARRGHLMARNMLGRCHEHGWGCAAQASVAAQHYRVAAEAGLDWAMYNYANLLATGRGVTVNQLQALNLYRQAAELGHAKSMNLLGRYLEDGKVCLADPLAARQWYQRSAEGGDFRGQFSYAAVLADEGRVDEALGWLRKALVGGNANFLRVSCESLQSSDHPQIRRMADAYRLRLSQLVAL; this comes from the coding sequence ATGAGCTATCAATTACGCCGCGAGGAAATCCTCGACGGTGATGCGCTCAAAGCCATGCTCGACGAAAGCCCCGCCCGGGCTGCCCAGGCGATTCTGATCGCCGCCGGCGAAAACATCCTCGATGCTCAGGCCTTGCTCGGGCAGATTCTGCTGGACGGGCAGGGCATCGGGCAGGACCAGCCGCTGGCAGTGCGCTGGTTCGAGATCGCCGCCCGGCGCGGGCATCTGATGGCGCGCAACATGCTCGGTCGTTGTCATGAACATGGCTGGGGGTGTGCGGCGCAGGCTTCGGTTGCCGCGCAGCATTATCGAGTCGCGGCAGAAGCCGGGCTGGATTGGGCGATGTACAACTACGCCAATCTGCTGGCGACCGGGCGTGGCGTGACAGTGAATCAGCTGCAAGCCTTGAATCTGTATCGACAGGCGGCCGAACTGGGCCATGCAAAGTCCATGAACCTGCTGGGACGTTATTTGGAAGACGGCAAGGTGTGCCTCGCCGATCCACTCGCGGCACGGCAGTGGTATCAACGCTCTGCCGAAGGCGGGGACTTTCGGGGGCAGTTCAGTTACGCGGCGGTGCTGGCCGATGAGGGGCGAGTCGATGAAGCGCTTGGCTGGTTGCGCAAGGCACTGGTCGGGGGGAACGCGAACTTCTTGCGGGTGAGTTGTGAGTCATTACAAAGTTCAGATCACCCACAAATCCGCAGGATGGCTGATGCTTATCGGCTACGGCTATCTCAGTTGGTTGCGTTGTAA
- a CDS encoding ABC transporter ATP-binding protein: protein MSLLEIKNLNVRFGDKNAVPVVDGLDITVDKGEVLAIVGESGSGKSVTMMALMGLIEHPGIVTADALNFDGKNMLKLSNRQRRQIVGKDLAMVFQDPMTALNPSYTVGFQIEEVLRLHLKMSGKQARARAIELLEKVEIPGAASRMDAYPHQLSGGMSQRVAIAMAIAGEPKLLIADEPTTALDVTIQAQIMDLLLALQKEQNMGLVLITHDLAVVAETAQRVCVMYAGQAVEVGQVPQLFDIPAHPYSEALLKAIPEHSLGATRLATLPGIVPGRYDRPQGCLLSPRCPYVQENCRAQRPALDPKSNSLARCFYPLNQEVA from the coding sequence ATGTCACTGTTAGAAATCAAGAATCTCAACGTTCGCTTCGGCGACAAGAACGCCGTTCCGGTGGTCGACGGTCTCGACATTACCGTGGACAAGGGCGAGGTTTTGGCCATCGTTGGCGAATCGGGTTCCGGCAAGTCCGTGACCATGATGGCGCTGATGGGCCTGATCGAACACCCGGGGATCGTCACCGCCGACGCCCTGAATTTCGACGGCAAGAACATGCTCAAGCTGAGCAACCGTCAGCGTCGGCAAATCGTCGGCAAAGACCTGGCCATGGTCTTCCAGGACCCGATGACCGCGCTGAACCCGAGCTACACCGTTGGCTTCCAGATCGAAGAAGTGCTGCGCCTGCATCTGAAAATGTCCGGCAAGCAAGCCCGCGCACGCGCCATCGAACTGCTGGAAAAAGTTGAAATCCCGGGCGCCGCCAGTCGTATGGACGCTTACCCGCATCAACTCTCTGGCGGTATGAGCCAGCGTGTTGCAATCGCCATGGCGATTGCCGGCGAACCGAAACTGCTGATCGCCGACGAGCCGACCACCGCACTGGACGTAACGATTCAGGCGCAGATCATGGACCTGCTGCTGGCGTTGCAGAAAGAGCAGAACATGGGCCTGGTGCTGATCACTCACGACCTCGCGGTCGTGGCCGAAACCGCTCAGCGCGTGTGCGTGATGTACGCCGGCCAAGCGGTAGAAGTGGGTCAAGTGCCACAGCTGTTCGACATTCCGGCACACCCTTACAGCGAAGCGCTGCTCAAGGCGATTCCGGAACACAGCCTGGGCGCCACACGCCTGGCCACGCTGCCGGGCATTGTTCCCGGTCGTTACGACCGTCCGCAGGGTTGCCTGCTGTCGCCGCGCTGCCCGTATGTGCAAGAGAATTGCCGTGCCCAGCGTCCGGCCCTCGATCCGAAAAGCAACAGCCTTGCCCGCTGCTTCTACCCGCTGAATCAGGAGGTGGCGTAA
- a CDS encoding Fe2+-dependent dioxygenase, translated as MLLHIPGVFAKEEVQRIREALEQADWADGKITAGYQSAKAKHNLQLPEGHPLAKEVGAAMLERLWKNPLFMSAALPHKVFPPLLNCYTAGGSFDFHIDNAVRQPKGGIERVRTDLSATLFFSEPEDYDGGELEIQDTFGTQRVKLPAGDMVLYPGTSLHKVNAVTRGSRYASFFWTQSLVREDSQRALLFEMDGAIQQLTQDMPDHPSLIRLTGTYHNLLRRWVEV; from the coding sequence ATGCTGCTGCACATTCCCGGCGTGTTCGCGAAAGAAGAAGTGCAGCGCATCCGCGAGGCTCTGGAACAGGCGGATTGGGCCGACGGCAAAATCACCGCCGGCTACCAGTCGGCCAAAGCCAAGCACAATCTGCAGTTGCCCGAAGGTCATCCGCTGGCCAAGGAAGTGGGCGCGGCGATGCTTGAGCGGCTGTGGAAAAATCCGCTGTTCATGTCCGCGGCGTTACCGCACAAAGTCTTTCCACCGTTGCTGAACTGTTACACGGCGGGCGGCAGTTTCGACTTCCATATTGATAACGCCGTGCGCCAGCCCAAAGGCGGTATCGAGCGGGTTCGCACCGATCTGTCGGCGACGCTGTTCTTCAGCGAGCCGGAGGACTACGACGGTGGCGAACTGGAAATCCAGGACACCTTCGGCACTCAGCGCGTGAAGCTGCCGGCCGGGGACATGGTTCTGTATCCCGGCACCAGCCTGCACAAGGTCAACGCCGTCACTCGCGGCAGCCGTTACGCGTCGTTCTTCTGGACCCAAAGCCTGGTGCGCGAAGACAGTCAGCGTGCGTTGCTGTTCGAGATGGACGGGGCGATCCAGCAACTGACTCAGGACATGCCTGATCATCCTTCGCTGATTCGTCTCACGGGCACTTATCACAACCTGCTGCGTCGCTGGGTTGAGGTATGA
- a CDS encoding peptide chain release factor 3: protein MTKQAAEVAKRRTFAIISHPDAGKTTITEKLLLMGKAIAIAGTVKSRKSDRHATSDWMEMEKQRGISITTSVMQFPYRDHMINLLDTPGHEDFSEDTYRTLTAVDSALMVLDGGKGVEPRTIALMDVCRLRDTPIVSFINKLDRDIRDPIELLDEIEAVLKIKAAPITWPIGCYRDFKGVYHLADDYIIVYTAGHGHERTDVKIIEKLDSDEARAHLGDEYDRFVDQLELVQGACHEFNQQEFLDGQLTPVFFGTALGNFGVDHVLDAVVNWAPKPLARVANERTVEPVEEKFAGFVFKIQANMDPKHRDRIAFMRICSGKYEKGMKMRHVRTGKDVRIGDALTFFSSEREQLEEAFAGDIIGLHNHGTIQIGDTFTEGEVLGFTGIPHFAPELFRRVRLRDPLKSKQLRQGLQQLAEEGATQVFFPERSNDIILGAVGVLQFDVVASRLKEEYKVECSYEPITVYSARWIDCDDKKKLEEFRVKAVENLAVDGGGHLTYLAPTRVNLALMEERWPDVKFRATREHH from the coding sequence ATGACCAAACAGGCCGCCGAAGTCGCGAAACGCCGCACTTTCGCCATTATTTCCCACCCCGATGCCGGTAAAACCACCATCACCGAGAAGCTCTTGCTGATGGGCAAGGCGATTGCGATTGCGGGCACGGTGAAATCCCGCAAGTCCGACCGCCATGCCACCTCCGACTGGATGGAAATGGAAAAGCAGCGTGGTATCTCGATTACCACGTCGGTCATGCAGTTCCCGTATCGCGACCACATGATCAACCTGCTCGACACCCCGGGCCACGAAGACTTCTCCGAAGATACCTACCGTACCCTGACGGCAGTGGACTCGGCATTGATGGTCCTCGACGGCGGTAAGGGTGTAGAGCCACGGACCATCGCGCTGATGGACGTCTGCCGTCTGCGTGATACGCCGATCGTCAGCTTCATCAACAAACTCGACCGCGACATCCGCGACCCGATCGAACTGCTCGACGAAATCGAAGCCGTCCTGAAAATCAAGGCAGCGCCGATCACCTGGCCGATCGGCTGCTACCGCGATTTCAAAGGCGTTTATCACCTCGCCGACGACTACATCATCGTGTACACCGCCGGTCACGGCCACGAACGTACCGATGTGAAAATCATCGAGAAGCTCGATTCCGATGAAGCTCGCGCGCACTTGGGCGACGAGTACGATCGCTTTGTCGATCAGCTGGAACTGGTGCAGGGCGCCTGTCACGAATTCAATCAACAGGAATTCCTCGACGGCCAACTGACCCCGGTGTTCTTCGGTACTGCATTGGGCAACTTCGGTGTCGATCACGTGCTCGACGCCGTGGTCAACTGGGCGCCGAAACCGCTGGCCCGTGTCGCCAACGAGCGCACCGTTGAACCGGTTGAAGAGAAGTTTGCAGGTTTTGTGTTCAAGATCCAGGCGAACATGGACCCGAAACACCGCGACCGCATCGCCTTCATGCGTATCTGCTCCGGCAAATACGAAAAAGGCATGAAGATGCGCCACGTGCGTACCGGCAAGGACGTGCGGATTGGCGATGCCCTGACGTTCTTCTCCTCCGAGCGTGAGCAACTGGAAGAAGCGTTTGCCGGCGACATCATTGGCCTGCACAACCACGGCACCATCCAGATCGGCGACACCTTCACCGAAGGCGAAGTTCTGGGCTTCACCGGTATTCCGCACTTCGCCCCGGAACTGTTCCGTCGTGTGCGTTTGCGTGACCCGCTGAAATCCAAGCAACTGCGCCAGGGCTTGCAGCAGTTGGCGGAAGAGGGCGCGACCCAGGTGTTCTTCCCTGAGCGCAGCAACGACATCATCCTCGGCGCCGTTGGTGTGCTGCAGTTCGATGTGGTCGCCAGCCGCTTGAAAGAGGAATACAAGGTCGAGTGCTCCTACGAGCCGATCACCGTGTATTCCGCGCGCTGGATCGATTGCGACGATAAGAAGAAGCTCGAGGAGTTTCGGGTCAAGGCCGTGGAAAACCTGGCGGTCGACGGCGGTGGTCACCTGACCTACCTGGCCCCGACACGGGTCAACCTGGCGCTGATGGAAGAACGCTGGCCGGACGTGAAATTCCGTGCGACGCGTGAGCATCACTAA
- a CDS encoding betaine/proline/choline family ABC transporter ATP-binding protein (Members of the family are the ATP-binding subunit of ABC transporters for substrates such as betaine, L-proline or other amino acids, choline, carnitine, etc. The substrate specificity is best determined from the substrate-binding subunit, rather than this subunit, as it interacts with the permease subunit and not with substrate directly.) has protein sequence MIELQNLSKTFQSNGKDVKAVDSVSLTVNEGEICVFLGPSGCGKSTTLKMINRLIKPTSGKILINGEDTTDLDAVTLRRNIGYVIQQIGLFPNMTIEENITIVPRLLGWDKQKCHDRARELMSMIKLEPKQYLNRYPRELSGGQQQRIGVIRALAADAPLLLMDEPFGAVDPINREMIQNEFFEMQRALNKTVIMVSHDIDEAIKLGDKIAIFRAGKLLQIDHPDTLLAHPADDFVSNFVGQDSTLKRLLLVKAEDAADNAPSVSPETPVAEALELMDELDRRYVVVTDGENKALGYVRRRDLHRQTGTCAQYLREFNATAAFDEHLRILLSRMYEFNRSWLPVMDAERVFLGEVTQESIAEYLSSGKSRGGKTSIVSPAEVAMA, from the coding sequence ATGATCGAACTTCAAAACCTCAGCAAGACCTTCCAAAGCAACGGCAAAGATGTGAAAGCCGTGGACTCGGTAAGCCTGACCGTCAATGAAGGCGAAATCTGCGTATTCCTCGGGCCATCGGGCTGCGGCAAAAGCACCACGCTGAAAATGATCAACCGCCTGATCAAGCCGACCTCGGGCAAGATCCTGATCAACGGCGAAGACACCACCGACCTCGACGCCGTAACCCTGCGTCGCAACATCGGTTATGTGATCCAGCAGATCGGCCTGTTCCCGAACATGACCATCGAGGAAAACATCACCATCGTTCCGCGCCTGCTGGGCTGGGACAAACAGAAATGCCACGACCGCGCCCGCGAGTTGATGAGCATGATCAAGCTCGAACCCAAGCAGTACCTGAATCGCTACCCGCGTGAATTGTCCGGCGGTCAGCAACAGCGGATCGGCGTGATTCGTGCGCTGGCGGCGGATGCGCCGCTGTTGTTGATGGACGAACCGTTCGGCGCGGTCGACCCGATCAACCGCGAGATGATCCAGAACGAGTTCTTCGAGATGCAGCGCGCGCTGAACAAGACCGTGATCATGGTCAGCCACGATATCGACGAAGCGATCAAGCTGGGCGACAAGATTGCGATCTTCCGCGCCGGCAAGCTGCTGCAGATCGATCACCCGGACACGCTGCTGGCGCACCCGGCGGATGACTTTGTCAGCAACTTCGTCGGCCAGGACAGTACGCTCAAGCGACTGTTGCTGGTGAAAGCCGAAGACGCGGCGGACAACGCACCGTCGGTGAGCCCGGAAACCCCAGTGGCTGAAGCCCTGGAGTTGATGGACGAACTGGACCGCCGTTATGTGGTGGTCACGGACGGTGAGAACAAGGCGCTCGGTTATGTACGACGTCGCGACCTGCACCGTCAGACCGGGACTTGCGCACAGTACCTGCGCGAGTTCAACGCCACCGCGGCGTTCGACGAGCATTTGCGTATCCTGCTGTCGCGCATGTACGAGTTCAACCGCTCGTGGCTGCCGGTGATGGATGCCGAGCGGGTGTTCCTGGGGGAAGTGACGCAGGAATCGATTGCCGAGTACCTGAGCTCCGGCAAGTCCCGTGGGGGCAAGACCAGCATTGTTTCGCCAGCCGAAGTTGCAATGGCCTGA
- a CDS encoding alpha-xenorhabdolysin family binary toxin subunit B, whose translation MEKQLNSVRNTISTQAVDLKSVHRSISAPYDRANSEALIVALQQDRTLAEELKSKSEEKLAELNEQIKSVSEAIDLIVKAGVEKIGEEAQLSLDNLKALGLAPPQVQIALLAIDTLKKLISGIGEAINYLNMLAAYNRLRQKAVDLKAQAQIQINHVTQIDGKLELLKTLDELDDGRWGFVSEFSNLVADVEKFSREFKLDESLSVEEQADSAISRISEVITYLNPIKQL comes from the coding sequence ATGGAGAAGCAACTCAATAGTGTGCGCAACACAATATCCACACAAGCGGTGGATCTAAAAAGTGTCCATAGAAGTATTAGCGCCCCCTATGACAGGGCTAATTCGGAAGCGTTGATTGTTGCGTTGCAGCAGGATCGGACACTTGCTGAAGAGCTGAAAAGCAAATCCGAAGAGAAACTGGCTGAACTGAACGAGCAGATAAAGTCCGTGTCCGAAGCAATTGATTTGATCGTGAAGGCCGGAGTTGAAAAAATCGGGGAAGAGGCTCAGTTGTCGCTGGATAATCTGAAAGCATTGGGTTTGGCGCCGCCGCAGGTTCAAATCGCATTGTTGGCCATTGATACGCTTAAAAAGTTGATCTCTGGTATTGGGGAGGCTATTAACTATCTAAACATGCTGGCGGCGTATAACAGGCTCAGGCAGAAAGCTGTCGATCTGAAAGCGCAGGCGCAAATACAAATCAACCATGTCACCCAAATTGATGGGAAGCTTGAATTGTTAAAGACTCTGGACGAGCTGGACGATGGGCGCTGGGGTTTCGTGAGTGAATTTTCGAATCTGGTTGCCGACGTTGAAAAGTTCTCTCGCGAATTCAAACTAGATGAATCGCTGTCCGTTGAAGAACAAGCTGATTCTGCGATTTCCCGGATTTCAGAAGTCATCACGTACTTGAATCCCATTAAGCAGCTATAA
- a CDS encoding glycine betaine ABC transporter substrate-binding protein, which translates to MKRLTLIMGCVLLFAGFAQAAEKPVIRIGARVFTEQTLLAEITSQYLRTKGYDTQVTGGLGSNLARSAHESGQLDLMWEYTGVSLVAYNHITEKLDSAQSYAKVKELDAKKGLIWLTPSKFSNTYALALPESTAKAYPQINTISELNTVLQAEAKTNHLVALDTEFANRSDGLDGMVDLYGMNLTRKNIRQMDAGLVYTALRNGQVFAGLVYTTDGRLNAFKLKLLEDDKHYFPDYTAAPVVRQDYLDAHPKLAEEIKPLAELFDDATMRQLNARVDVDHESPSSVAADFLRQHPLN; encoded by the coding sequence ATGAAAAGACTGACCTTAATAATGGGCTGCGTTCTGCTGTTCGCAGGATTCGCCCAAGCCGCTGAAAAACCCGTAATCCGCATCGGCGCCCGGGTGTTCACCGAGCAAACACTGCTCGCGGAAATCACTTCCCAATACCTGCGTACCAAGGGTTATGACACCCAGGTGACCGGCGGACTGGGCAGCAACCTGGCCCGCAGCGCCCACGAAAGTGGCCAGCTGGATTTGATGTGGGAATACACCGGCGTATCGCTGGTGGCTTACAACCACATTACCGAGAAACTCGACAGCGCCCAGTCCTACGCCAAGGTGAAAGAACTCGACGCGAAAAAAGGCCTGATCTGGCTGACCCCGTCGAAGTTCAGCAACACCTACGCCCTGGCCTTGCCGGAAAGCACCGCGAAGGCTTACCCGCAGATCAACACCATCAGCGAGCTGAACACGGTGCTGCAGGCTGAGGCGAAGACCAATCACCTCGTCGCACTGGACACCGAGTTCGCCAACCGTTCCGACGGTCTGGACGGCATGGTCGACCTCTACGGCATGAACCTGACCCGTAAGAACATCCGGCAGATGGACGCCGGGCTGGTCTATACCGCCCTGCGCAATGGCCAGGTGTTTGCCGGCCTGGTCTACACCACCGACGGTCGTTTGAATGCCTTCAAGCTCAAACTGCTCGAAGACGACAAGCACTACTTCCCCGACTACACCGCCGCGCCTGTGGTGCGTCAGGACTACCTCGACGCCCATCCAAAACTGGCGGAAGAAATAAAGCCGCTGGCTGAACTGTTCGACGACGCCACCATGCGCCAGCTCAATGCGCGGGTCGATGTCGACCACGAAAGCCCTTCATCCGTTGCCGCAGACTTCCTGCGCCAGCATCCCCTGAACTGA
- a CDS encoding type III PLP-dependent enzyme, whose translation MSINVEDYFARDTFNKMKAFADKQETPFVVIDTAMISQAYDDLRAGFEFAKVYYAVKANPAVEIIDLLKEKGSNFDIASIYELDKVMNQGVGPDRISYGNTIKKSKDIRYFYEKGVRLYATDSEADLRNIAKAAPGSKVYVRILTEGSTTADWPLSRKFGCQTDMAMDLLILARDLGLVPYGISFHVGSQQRDISVWDAAIAKVKVIFERLKEEDGIHLKLINMGGGFPANYITRTNSLETYAEEIIRFLKEDFGDELPEIILEPGRSLIANAGILVSEVVLVARKSRTAVERWVYTDVGKFSGLIETMDEAIKFPIWTEKKGEMEEVVIAGPTCDSADIMYENYKYGLPLNLAIGDRLYWLSTGAYTTSYSAVEFNGFPPLKSFYV comes from the coding sequence ATGTCGATCAACGTCGAAGACTATTTCGCGCGCGATACCTTCAACAAAATGAAGGCCTTCGCCGACAAACAAGAAACCCCGTTCGTGGTGATCGATACCGCGATGATCAGCCAGGCCTATGACGACCTGCGCGCCGGTTTCGAATTCGCCAAGGTCTACTACGCGGTCAAGGCCAACCCGGCCGTCGAAATCATCGACCTGCTCAAAGAGAAAGGCTCGAACTTCGACATCGCGTCGATCTACGAGCTCGACAAAGTGATGAACCAGGGCGTCGGCCCGGATCGCATCAGCTACGGCAACACCATCAAGAAATCCAAAGACATTCGCTACTTCTACGAGAAGGGCGTGCGTCTGTATGCCACCGACTCCGAAGCTGACCTGCGCAACATCGCCAAGGCAGCACCGGGTTCGAAAGTCTACGTGCGCATCCTCACCGAAGGCTCGACCACCGCTGACTGGCCTTTGTCGCGTAAATTTGGCTGCCAGACCGACATGGCCATGGACCTGCTGATCCTCGCCCGCGACCTGGGCCTGGTGCCTTACGGCATCTCGTTCCACGTCGGCTCGCAACAGCGCGACATCAGCGTCTGGGACGCGGCGATCGCCAAGGTCAAAGTGATCTTCGAACGCCTGAAAGAAGAAGACGGCATTCACCTGAAGCTGATCAACATGGGCGGCGGCTTCCCGGCCAACTACATCACCCGCACCAACAGCCTGGAAACCTACGCTGAAGAAATCATCCGTTTCCTCAAGGAAGACTTTGGCGACGAGCTGCCGGAAATCATCCTCGAGCCAGGCCGTTCGTTGATCGCCAACGCTGGCATCCTGGTCAGCGAAGTGGTGTTGGTTGCGCGCAAATCCCGTACCGCTGTAGAGCGATGGGTGTACACGGATGTGGGCAAATTCTCCGGCCTGATCGAAACCATGGACGAAGCCATCAAGTTCCCGATCTGGACCGAGAAGAAAGGCGAAATGGAAGAAGTGGTCATCGCCGGCCCGACCTGCGACAGCGCCGACATCATGTATGAAAACTACAAGTACGGTTTGCCGCTGAACCTGGCGATTGGTGATCGTTTGTACTGGCTTTCCACCGGTGCGTATACCACCAGTTACAGCGCGGTTGAGTTCAATGGCTTTCCGCCGCTGAAATCGTTTTACGTGTAA
- a CDS encoding peptide ABC transporter ATP-binding protein, with product MAVVLTARDLTRHYEVSRGLFKGHATVRALNGVSFELEAGKTLAVVGESGCGKSTLARALTLIEEPSSGSLKIAGQEVAGADKSQRKQLRKDVQMVFQSPYASLNPRQKVGDQLAEPLLINTSLSAAERREKVQAMMKQVGLRPEHYQRYPHMFSGGQRQRIALARAMMLQPKVLVADEPTSALDVSIQAQVLNLFMDLQQEFNTAYVFISHNLAVVQHVADDVMVMYLGRPVEMGPKNDIYERPLHPYTQALLSATPTIHPDPNKPKIKIVGELPNPLNPPSGCAFHKRCPYATERCSTEEPALRLLDSRQVACHYAEQFLDGAA from the coding sequence ATGGCCGTCGTACTTACCGCCCGCGACCTGACCCGTCACTACGAAGTGTCCCGCGGCCTGTTCAAGGGTCATGCGACCGTGCGCGCCCTCAACGGTGTGTCATTCGAACTGGAAGCCGGCAAGACCCTCGCCGTCGTAGGCGAATCGGGCTGCGGAAAATCCACTCTGGCCCGTGCCCTGACGCTGATCGAAGAACCTTCCTCCGGCTCCTTGAAAATCGCCGGGCAGGAAGTCGCCGGCGCCGACAAGTCCCAGCGCAAGCAATTGCGCAAAGACGTGCAGATGGTGTTCCAGAGCCCTTACGCGTCGTTGAACCCACGGCAGAAAGTCGGTGATCAACTGGCCGAGCCATTGCTGATCAACACCAGCCTGAGCGCGGCCGAACGTCGCGAGAAAGTTCAGGCAATGATGAAACAGGTAGGCTTGCGTCCTGAGCACTATCAGCGTTATCCGCACATGTTCTCCGGCGGTCAGCGCCAGCGGATCGCCCTCGCCCGCGCGATGATGCTGCAACCGAAAGTCCTGGTCGCGGACGAACCGACTTCGGCGCTGGACGTGTCGATTCAAGCCCAGGTGCTGAACCTGTTCATGGATTTGCAGCAAGAGTTCAACACCGCCTACGTGTTCATCTCGCATAACCTGGCAGTGGTGCAACACGTCGCCGATGACGTGATGGTGATGTACCTCGGTCGCCCGGTGGAAATGGGCCCGAAGAACGACATCTACGAACGTCCTTTGCACCCCTACACCCAGGCGCTGCTGTCGGCTACCCCGACCATTCACCCGGACCCGAACAAGCCGAAAATCAAGATCGTCGGCGAGTTGCCCAATCCGTTGAACCCGCCGTCGGGATGCGCTTTCCACAAGCGCTGCCCGTACGCGACCGAGCGTTGCAGCACTGAAGAGCCGGCCCTGCGCCTGCTCGACAGCCGCCAAGTGGCGTGCCACTACGCCGAGCAGTTCCTCGACGGCGCCGCGTAA
- a CDS encoding ABC transporter permease yields the protein MAIRYGKGLIGGAVVVALLALLVHWIGINTIEHYRDDLLFYLQAHLILVLVSMLAALVVGIPAGIFLSRPSMVGRAERFMQIFNIGNTVPPLAVLAIALGILGIGSGPAIFALFLASLLPIVRNTYEGLKNVQGSLKEAAVGIGMTPTQVLWRVELPNAVPIIIGGVRVALAINVGTAPLAFLIGANSLGSLIFPGIALNNQPQLLLGAACTALLALLLDGLVTLASRLWLERGLRPS from the coding sequence GTGGCTATTCGCTATGGCAAGGGGCTGATAGGAGGTGCGGTTGTCGTCGCTCTCCTGGCCCTGCTGGTCCACTGGATTGGCATCAACACGATCGAACATTACCGCGACGATTTGTTGTTTTACCTGCAAGCTCACCTGATTCTCGTCCTTGTCTCCATGCTGGCCGCCCTTGTTGTGGGCATCCCCGCCGGTATCTTCCTCAGCCGCCCGAGCATGGTGGGCCGCGCTGAACGCTTCATGCAGATCTTCAACATCGGCAACACCGTGCCGCCTCTTGCCGTACTGGCCATCGCCCTGGGGATCCTCGGCATCGGCAGCGGCCCCGCGATCTTCGCCCTGTTCCTCGCTTCGCTGTTGCCGATCGTGCGCAACACCTATGAAGGCCTGAAAAACGTTCAGGGTTCACTCAAGGAGGCAGCCGTCGGCATCGGCATGACACCGACCCAGGTGCTGTGGCGGGTCGAATTGCCGAATGCCGTGCCGATCATCATCGGCGGCGTGCGCGTGGCCCTGGCGATCAACGTCGGGACGGCACCGCTGGCGTTCCTGATTGGCGCCAACAGTCTGGGCAGCCTGATTTTCCCTGGCATCGCCCTGAACAATCAGCCGCAACTGCTGCTCGGCGCGGCCTGCACCGCCCTGCTGGCCTTGCTGCTCGACGGTCTGGTGACACTCGCCAGCCGCCTCTGGCTCGAACGCGGCTTGCGCCCGTCTTAA